One stretch of Thermanaerosceptrum fracticalcis DNA includes these proteins:
- a CDS encoding FAD-dependent oxidoreductase, whose protein sequence is MSRILFYILSLFIYLLVPTAQHYSYQDIVVYGGGLAGCAAARNAAAAAPDKKVLLVVPEPVRALGGLGTVGGQNFADIRLWKNELVTRGSFGRWFAESGQFYSTQGLVETIKKDLSQFPNLKVLYSFDLTSLDAAGGEIKGLKLAAIERDESGRVVWRNGRRIVKAQIFIDASDDGRLSRLAGAPLTVGRQDWPPEYLPEEERKAGWVRQQAATLMFKVKGIKTPSVPKAIGEWVFTRDAKGSWGLAGGKVTWSTNPVVTGFNEKYQSRGFSVKPINAAQDGAGSEEWWINTLLVYNVDGRAHDRDKNTANYPSETIPGHRTTDQAWVEARDFLLNPDFLTTLRQFKVVEDGQEYGFGEAELVLDRQGKPVVGEIMYIRESVHGQRGEIVMPSDGENIHYDVTTRETQLAGSGPEDGGDRENYPDRIGLGYYMMDINAYLPQDLKFSGKYDWPVTRWLRPDWWERGGEPKNPVYLPYRMLTVKGVKNLLVPGYATGCSSFAWAELRVLPNLAVLGDAAGVAAARAVLYGEDPSEFSTPQIRWVQEKLRQFGARLDK, encoded by the coding sequence ATGTCGCGGATACTTTTCTATATCCTCTCGCTTTTTATATATCTTTTGGTTCCCACGGCCCAGCATTACAGTTACCAGGACATTGTTGTCTACGGCGGAGGTTTGGCCGGCTGTGCCGCGGCCCGTAATGCTGCGGCCGCTGCCCCTGACAAGAAAGTGTTACTGGTGGTACCCGAGCCTGTCCGTGCCCTGGGTGGCCTGGGAACAGTGGGTGGACAGAATTTTGCCGACATCAGACTTTGGAAGAATGAACTGGTAACCCGGGGGTCTTTTGGCCGCTGGTTTGCGGAAAGCGGTCAATTTTACAGTACACAGGGTTTGGTCGAAACAATTAAAAAAGACCTATCCCAGTTTCCTAATCTTAAGGTCCTGTACAGTTTTGATCTCACATCTCTGGATGCCGCCGGCGGAGAAATCAAAGGACTTAAACTGGCAGCCATTGAAAGGGACGAGAGCGGCCGGGTGGTTTGGCGTAACGGCAGGCGTATCGTAAAGGCGCAAATCTTTATTGATGCTTCCGACGACGGGCGATTGAGCCGCCTGGCAGGGGCACCGCTAACAGTAGGCAGGCAGGACTGGCCTCCGGAATATTTGCCGGAGGAAGAACGCAAAGCAGGCTGGGTACGGCAGCAGGCCGCTACGCTCATGTTTAAAGTAAAAGGTATCAAGACACCCTCTGTTCCCAAAGCTATAGGCGAATGGGTTTTTACCAGGGATGCCAAAGGGAGTTGGGGGTTGGCCGGGGGAAAAGTAACCTGGTCCACCAACCCGGTTGTCACCGGTTTTAATGAAAAATACCAGAGCAGGGGCTTCTCTGTTAAACCTATCAACGCTGCCCAGGACGGGGCAGGAAGTGAGGAATGGTGGATCAACACCTTGCTTGTCTATAACGTGGACGGCAGGGCCCATGACCGTGATAAAAATACTGCCAATTATCCCTCTGAAACAATACCCGGGCATCGTACTACAGACCAGGCCTGGGTAGAAGCCCGCGATTTTCTCTTAAATCCAGACTTTTTAACAACCCTTCGCCAGTTTAAAGTAGTGGAAGATGGCCAGGAATACGGTTTCGGTGAAGCTGAGCTGGTTTTAGACAGGCAGGGTAAACCTGTGGTAGGAGAAATCATGTATATCAGGGAATCAGTCCACGGGCAGCGCGGAGAAATTGTCATGCCCTCGGACGGTGAGAATATTCACTATGATGTAACGACCCGGGAGACTCAGCTTGCCGGCAGTGGCCCGGAAGATGGTGGGGACCGGGAAAATTACCCGGACCGTATAGGGCTCGGCTATTATATGATGGATATTAACGCTTACCTCCCGCAAGATCTAAAATTTAGCGGTAAATACGACTGGCCTGTTACCCGCTGGTTAAGGCCCGATTGGTGGGAGAGAGGGGGAGAACCCAAAAACCCCGTTTACCTTCCCTACAGGATGCTTACGGTGAAAGGCGTAAAAAACCTGCTGGTGCCCGGCTATGCTACGGGCTGTTCCTCCTTTGCCTGGGCAGAGCTCCGGGTTTTGCCCAACCTGGCTGTGCTGGGGGATGCCGCCGGTGTGGCTGCGGCCAGGGCCGTGCTCTACGGGGAAGACCCCTCTGAGTTTAGTACGCCGCAGATACGCTGGGTCCAGGAGAAACTGAGACAATTTGGCGCAAGGCTGGATAAATAA
- a CDS encoding phenylacetate--CoA ligase family protein, with product MPREQLKDLQLERLRKTLERVYHNVPFYRQKLQEAGFEPGDLQSLDDLQKLPFTAKQDLRDNYPFGMFAVPMSEIVRVHASSGTTGKPTVVGYTRSDINTWAELMARTLTCGGTTKNSVIQVAYGYGLFTGGLGVHYGAERIGASVIPISGGNTQRQIMLMEDFGTTVLACTPSYAIYLAEAMEEMGVDKNRLKLQYGVFGAEPWSERMRQEIEKRLNIKAIDIYGLSEVIGPGVASECQEQKGLHIFEDHFLPEVIDPVTEKPLPFGEKGELVFTSLTKEGIPIIRYRTRDITTLKAEVCSCGRTHVRMEKVMGRTDDMLIIRGVNVFPSQIESVLLEIGDTEPHYLLVVDRKGSLDELEVQVEVSQAMFSDKVKGLETLEKTIHHRIESLLGISAKVKLVEPHSIPRSEGKAKRVIDKRSL from the coding sequence ATGCCGCGGGAGCAGTTAAAAGACCTACAACTGGAACGTCTGCGAAAAACTCTGGAGAGAGTCTATCATAACGTACCTTTCTACCGGCAGAAGTTGCAAGAAGCCGGTTTTGAACCAGGTGACTTGCAATCCCTGGACGATTTACAGAAACTGCCCTTCACTGCTAAACAGGACTTGCGGGATAACTATCCCTTCGGCATGTTTGCTGTACCCATGTCGGAAATCGTGAGAGTACATGCTTCCTCCGGCACCACAGGAAAACCCACCGTGGTGGGTTATACCCGTTCTGATATCAATACCTGGGCCGAACTAATGGCCCGTACCCTTACCTGCGGGGGAACAACCAAAAATTCCGTCATCCAGGTAGCCTACGGCTATGGGCTTTTCACAGGGGGGCTGGGGGTACACTACGGGGCAGAAAGGATAGGCGCCTCCGTTATTCCCATTTCCGGCGGGAACACCCAGCGCCAGATCATGCTGATGGAAGACTTCGGAACCACAGTTTTAGCCTGTACGCCTTCTTATGCCATTTACCTGGCGGAGGCCATGGAAGAGATGGGCGTGGACAAGAACAGGCTTAAACTGCAGTATGGTGTCTTTGGGGCCGAACCCTGGTCGGAGCGGATGCGCCAGGAGATTGAAAAGCGCCTGAACATCAAAGCCATCGACATCTACGGATTGTCAGAGGTCATAGGTCCCGGTGTGGCCAGCGAATGCCAGGAGCAGAAGGGGCTTCATATTTTTGAAGACCACTTCCTGCCCGAGGTTATCGACCCGGTTACGGAAAAACCCCTGCCTTTCGGGGAAAAAGGCGAGCTGGTGTTTACCTCCTTAACGAAAGAGGGTATTCCCATTATCCGCTACCGGACCCGGGATATCACCACGTTAAAAGCGGAAGTGTGTTCTTGCGGCCGGACCCATGTACGCATGGAGAAAGTTATGGGCAGAACTGATGATATGCTCATCATCAGGGGCGTCAATGTCTTCCCCTCCCAAATTGAATCAGTACTCTTGGAGATAGGCGATACTGAACCGCATTATCTCTTAGTCGTTGATAGAAAGGGCAGCCTGGATGAACTGGAGGTACAGGTGGAAGTATCCCAGGCTATGTTTTCCGATAAGGTTAAGGGCCTTGAAACCTTAGAAAAGACGATTCACCATCGTATCGAATCTTTGCTGGGAATTTCAGCGAAAGTGAAACTGGTGGAACCCCATTCCATACCCCGCAGCGAAGGGAAAGCCAAACGGGTTATAGACAAAAGAAGTCTGTAG
- a CDS encoding YitT family protein, which translates to MLVFYAMIKEEVGNTNGRHGLWRDNVRTISTYLGIAAGSFIFAFGLNYFIIANGLAEGGFTGIALIIHYLAGWPVGTVLFLLNLPLFFIGWKMWGKTFVLKTILGVAAVSVALDLTQGFGLKTHDLLLAALYGGVLSGVGLGLVLRFGATTGGVDIIARWINEKSGISMGKIYFLFDLFVLSMVAFLFGLEKALYTLVAVGVFSQVIDRIIEGFDEAKAVIIISQAVPQISQAIIKELDRGATILKGQGAYTGQDKDVLYVVVSRYQLLRLKNIVQEADPRAFVIVNDVREVLGEGFRRPG; encoded by the coding sequence ATGCTGGTATTTTATGCCATGATTAAAGAAGAAGTTGGTAATACTAACGGAAGGCACGGCCTTTGGAGGGATAATGTGAGAACGATATCCACATATTTGGGGATTGCAGCAGGTTCATTCATTTTTGCTTTTGGTTTAAATTATTTTATTATTGCCAACGGCCTGGCGGAAGGGGGTTTTACCGGTATCGCCCTGATTATCCATTATCTTGCCGGTTGGCCCGTAGGCACCGTACTGTTTTTGCTTAACCTGCCCCTCTTTTTTATCGGCTGGAAAATGTGGGGTAAAACCTTTGTGCTGAAAACCATCCTGGGGGTAGCGGCAGTTTCCGTAGCCTTAGACCTGACTCAAGGTTTTGGTCTCAAGACCCATGACCTTCTTTTAGCGGCCCTTTATGGGGGTGTTTTATCAGGAGTAGGCTTGGGCCTGGTACTGCGCTTCGGCGCCACTACCGGGGGTGTGGATATCATTGCCCGCTGGATTAATGAAAAAAGCGGGATCAGTATGGGAAAAATCTACTTCCTTTTTGACCTCTTTGTCCTCTCTATGGTTGCTTTTTTATTCGGCCTGGAAAAGGCTCTTTATACCCTGGTGGCTGTCGGTGTTTTCAGCCAGGTGATAGATCGTATCATAGAGGGTTTTGATGAGGCCAAGGCTGTCATTATCATCTCCCAGGCCGTACCCCAAATATCCCAGGCCATTATTAAAGAACTGGACCGGGGAGCGACCATCCTCAAAGGGCAGGGGGCCTATACAGGTCAGGATAAAGATGTACTGTACGTTGTTGTAAGCAGATACCAGCTGCTGCGTCTGAAGAACATCGTGCAGGAAGCTGATCCCCGGGCCTTTGTCATTGTCAATGATGTGCGGGAGGTCCTGGGGGAAGGCTTCCGCCGGCCGGGGTAA
- a CDS encoding ACT domain-containing protein gives MMVKQISLFLENKEGRLARVCRILGDAGINIRALSIADTSNFGVLRLIVNQPDTAYNILKQNGFVVDITEVIAVEVPDQPGGLAGTLEILEKKNINVEYMYAFLGTTSQDALVILRVENIAGAVETLEAANVKVLEGEEVYSL, from the coding sequence ATGATGGTTAAGCAAATTTCACTCTTTTTGGAAAATAAGGAGGGACGTTTAGCCAGGGTTTGCCGCATCCTGGGAGATGCAGGGATTAATATCCGTGCTCTCTCTATTGCCGATACCTCCAACTTTGGAGTACTGCGTCTCATCGTAAACCAGCCTGATACAGCTTATAATATTCTGAAGCAAAACGGTTTTGTCGTCGATATTACAGAAGTTATTGCTGTAGAGGTTCCTGACCAGCCGGGGGGACTGGCCGGGACTTTGGAAATACTGGAAAAGAAGAATATTAATGTTGAGTACATGTATGCTTTCCTTGGCACAACCTCCCAGGATGCCCTGGTCATCCTGCGGGTAGAAAATATCGCCGGGGCTGTAGAAACTTTAGAGGCGGCCAACGTCAAAGTATTGGAAGGAGAAGAGGTCTATTCATTATAA
- a CDS encoding redox-sensing transcriptional repressor Rex: protein MPIRTGPVVVPAAVIKRLPMYYRYLQVLVDEGLERISSRELSQLMGITSSQLRQDLSYFGEFGQQGYGYKVTELYQAICEILGLEKQYKTVLVGVGNLGRALINYQGFSRRGLNLKGIFDNNPAIIGENINGFTVRSVEELRPYLQKEGIQIGVITTPASAAQEIADILIAGGVTGIWNFAPQHISTLEDVIVENTHIGDGLLSLFFKMKHQERLELK from the coding sequence ATGCCAATCAGGACTGGGCCCGTTGTAGTGCCCGCTGCTGTTATTAAAAGGTTACCCATGTATTACAGGTACCTGCAGGTCTTGGTAGATGAAGGTCTGGAGCGGATATCTTCACGGGAATTAAGCCAGTTAATGGGTATTACCTCGTCTCAACTGCGACAGGACCTAAGCTACTTCGGGGAGTTTGGACAGCAGGGATATGGTTACAAGGTAACTGAACTTTATCAGGCCATCTGTGAAATACTGGGCCTTGAGAAACAGTATAAGACTGTGCTGGTAGGGGTAGGTAACCTGGGCAGAGCATTAATCAACTATCAGGGATTTAGCCGCAGGGGCTTAAATCTCAAAGGGATTTTTGACAATAATCCTGCCATTATCGGAGAGAATATTAACGGTTTCACTGTGCGCAGCGTGGAAGAGCTTAGACCCTATCTACAGAAAGAAGGGATTCAGATCGGTGTGATTACCACACCGGCTTCAGCAGCCCAGGAAATAGCGGATATTCTAATTGCCGGAGGGGTGACGGGTATCTGGAATTTTGCCCCGCAGCATATCAGCACGCTGGAGGATGTAATCGTAGAGAATACCCATATCGGTGATGGATTACTCAGTTTGTTCTTTAAAATGAAACACCAGGAGAGGCTGGAATTAAAATAA